A single Brassica rapa cultivar Chiifu-401-42 chromosome A04, CAAS_Brap_v3.01, whole genome shotgun sequence DNA region contains:
- the LOC117133559 gene encoding LOW QUALITY PROTEIN: glutamate receptor 2.1-like (The sequence of the model RefSeq protein was modified relative to this genomic sequence to represent the inferred CDS: inserted 12 bases in 10 codons; deleted 3 bases in 2 codons; substituted 2 bases at 2 genomic stop codons): MKREHDLFINLLFLVVVLLMQVGEGQNTATDVKVGIVDDVGMAYSNMTLFCIXMCLSDFYSXHPETRTRLVTTIVDSKKVFIAAAAALDFITNQNVKAIIGPWTSMQAAFMIEIGQKSQVPXVSYSATSPFLASIXSQYFLRATYDDSSQYHAIKAIIKLFGWREVVXVYVDNTFGEGIMAHLTDALQEINVRILXTVISPNATEXEISLELLRMMTLPTRVFVVHIVELLASRFFAKAKEIGLMKQGYVWILTNAITDGLSLMNETELDTMQGVLGVKTYVPRSEELEAFKSRWKNRSPLLPSDLSVYXLWAYDATTALALAIEEAGTSILXFCQTDAMRKMSGFQGLGVSQYGPKLLQTLSGVRFKGLAGDFRFINAKLQPSVFEIVNVNGXGGRTIGYWMKEHGLLKNVDQXQATMTTFSTWKDLLRPVIWPGDXTFVPKGWEIPTNGKRLKIGVPTNSGSPQFVKVTRDPITNSTTFSGFCIEYFEAVIQAMPYDVSYDFYPIEDMDYETLVYQVYLGKYDAVVGDTTISANRSKYVEFSLPYTPSGVGLVVPVKDNVKRSSTIFLMPLTWGLWLLSLLSFFIIAIVVWVLEHRVNPEFDGPGNYQISTILWFSFSIMVFAPRERVLSFWARFVVIVWYFLVLVLTQSYTASLASLLTSQQLHPTVTNINSLLEKGEVVGYQSSSFVLERLRESGFSDAKLVNYHGAEHCDELLSIGSARGGISAALMEVPYVRVFLGQYCNKYKMVQTPFKVDGLGFVFPIGSPLVADVSRAILKVEESNKANQLENAWFKKIDESCSDPLTGPDPNPSVSFRKLGIDSFWVLFLTAAVVCAFALVKCMFHFLKENPDQRNLQGLWEKFLQPDRNSYINQVTKKCQCSMNNHAEANPANNGSQS, translated from the exons atgaaGAGAGAACACGACCTCTTCATCAACCTACTCTTCCTTGTTGTCGTCTTATTGATGCAAGTTGGAGAGGGACAAAATACAGCAACAGACGTTAAAGTGGGAATCGTGGACGATGTAGGAATGGCATATTCCAACATGACCTTGTTCTGTA ACATGTGTCTTTCTGATTTCTACT TCCATCCAGAAACCCGGACAAGGCTTGTGACCACCATTGTTGACTCCAAAAAGGTGTTTATCGCAGCAGCAGCAG CTCTTGATTTTATAACAAACCAGAACGTGAAAGCGATTATAGGACCATGGACATCCATGCAGGCGGCATTCATGATTGAGATAGGACAAAAATCTCAGGTTC TTGTTTCATATTCTGCAACAAGTCCCTTCCTAGCTTCCA CTAGTCAATACTTCTTGCGAGCTACGTATGATGATTCATCTCAGTAC CACGCCATTAAAGCAATCATCAAACTTTTTGGGTGGAGAGAGGTCG CTGTATACGTTGACAACACCTTCGGAGAAGGTATAATGGCTCATCTTACCGATGCTTTACAAGAGATTAACGTTCGTATATTATAGACCGTGATCTCTCCCAATGCCACGGA TGAAATCTCCCTGGAACTTCTACGGATGATGACTCTACCCACTAGAGTATTTGTTGTCCACATTGTTGAACTGCTTGCCTCAAGATTTTTTGCCAAAGCTAAGGAAATTGGTTTGATGAAGCAAGGATACGTCTGGATCCTCACCAACGCCATTACCGATGGTCTTAGTCTCATGAACGAGACAGAA CTTGATACAATGCAAGGGGTCTTGGGTGTTAAGACTTATGTACCCAGATCGGAAGAGCTTGAAGCATTTAAATCTCGATGGAAGAATAGATCCCCTCTCCTACCCTCTGACCTGAGCGTGTATTGACTGTGGGCTTATGATGCCACTACTGCACTGGCACTGGCCATCGAAGAAGCTGGTACATCAATTTT CTTTTGTCAGACAGATGCCATGAGGAAAATGTCTGGCTTTCAAGGTCTAGGTGTGTCTCAGTATGGTCCAAAACTTCTCCAGACACTCTCTGGAGTTCGGTTCAAAGGTCTTGCTGGTGATTTCCGATTTATCAACGCGAAACTGCAGCCGTCAGTGTTTGAGATTGTTAACGTGAATG CAGGAGGAAGGACCATAGGATACTGGATGAAAGAACATGGTCTCTTGAAGAACGTAGACC CACAAGCTACCATGACCACTTTCTCTACTTGGAAAGATCTACTTAGACCAGTTATATGGCCTGGAG CCACCTTTGTACCCAAAGGTTGGGAGATCCCAACAAATGGGAAAAGGCTGAAGATTGGAGTCCCAACTAATAGCGGTTCCCCGCAGTTTGTGAAGGTTACAAGGGATCCTATCACCAATTCAACAACATTCAGTGGATTCTGCATCGAGTACTTTGAGGCTGTTATTCAAGCGATGCCCTATGATGTGTCCTATGACTTCTATCCTATAGAAGATATGGATTACGAGACTTTGGTCTACCAAGTGTACCTCGGG AAATATGATGCTGTGGTCGGAGATACAACAATATCGGCAAACAGGTCAAAGTATGTTGAGTTTTCATTGCCGTACACACCATCAGGTGTGGGTCTGGTCGTTCCTGTTAAAGACAATGTCAAAAGAAGCAGTACCATATTTTTGATGCCTTTGACATGGGGACTATGGCTACTCAGTCTTTTGTCCTTTTTCATAATTGCCATTGTCGTATGGGTTCTTGAACATAGGGTAAATCCAGAGTTTGATGGGCCTGGAAATTATCAGATCAGCACTATACTCTGGTTTTCTTTCTCCATTATGGTCTTTGCACCGA GAGAAAGAGTGCTTAGCTTCTGGGCGAGGTTCGTGGTTATCGTTTGGTACTTCTTAGTACTTGTGTTGACTCAGAGTTACACCGCTAGTTTGGCATCACTTCTAACATCACAACAGCTTCATCCAACTGTAACCAACATAAATAGTTTGCTAGAAAAAGGAGAAGTTGTGGGATATCAAAGCAGTTCCTTCGTTTTGGAAAGACTCAGAGAATCAGGTTTCTCAGATGCTAAGCTCGTAAACTATCACGGAGCAGAACACTGTGACGAGCTACTGAGCATAGGATCAGCAAGAGGCGGTATTTCTGCAGCTCTCATGGAAGTGCCATATGTGAGAGTCTTTCTCGGGCAGTATTGTAACAAGTATAAAATGGTTCAAACACCATTCAAGGTCGATGGATTAGGCTTC GTCTTTCCCATTGGATCCCCTCTAGTGGCTGATGTTTCAAGGGCCATTCTAAAAGTGGAAGAGTCGAACAAGGCAAACCAACTGGAGAACGCATGGTTCAAGAAAATAGATGAAAGTTGCTCAGATCCACTCACCGGCCCCGACCCAAATCCATCTGTATCCTTCCGGAAACTTGGCATCGATAGTTTTTGGGTTTTGTTCCTCACTGCTGCCGTAGTCTGTGCTTTTGCATTGGTGAAATGTATGTTCCATTTCTTGAAGGAAAACCCAGATCAAAGAAACCTGCAAGGATTGTGGGAAAAGTTCCTTCAGCCAGACAGAAATTCATACATTAACCAAGTGACGAAGAAATGTCAATGCTCCATGAATAACCATGCAGAAGCAAACCCAGCAAACAATGGCAGCCAAAGTTAG